A single Paenibacillus sp. FSL R5-0517 DNA region contains:
- a CDS encoding sigma factor G inhibitor Gin codes for MEEHAEHTCIICEQRKREGIFIVSEFICDTCEAEMVHTDAQDAKYNYFIHQMKQIWVQKNA; via the coding sequence ATGGAAGAACATGCCGAACACACATGTATTATCTGCGAGCAAAGAAAAAGAGAAGGCATTTTTATTGTATCTGAATTCATATGTGACACTTGTGAAGCAGAAATGGTTCATACCGATGCGCAGGATGCCAAGTACAATTATTTTATTCATCAAATGAAGCAAATTTGGGTACAAAAAAACGCATAA
- a CDS encoding aminotransferase class I/II-fold pyridoxal phosphate-dependent enzyme, translating into MEHKNKSSRAPLYEALLAYRDSKQRSFHVPGHKNGQAYRHLLKPAEEGQSPVKDIVNEEHQHNGDIQSEAGRNVNRRIEQLSLVENDGDTIGNGERLSDEATHSETGLGPDRSFLEMMEMDVTEITGTDDLHHAEGVIQEAQELAADCFGAEESFFLVGGSTAGNLSLLLTVCDEPNSIVLVQRNVHKSVIHGLMLAGARAVFLEPWVDPASGLAVMPSVETVQAAVQSYPEAKGVLVTLPNYYGMGADLTPIAEVCHVAGMPLLVDEAHGAHYGQHPELPVSALSCGADGVVQSTHKMLSAFTMGAMLHIQGPRLNRSLLRQRLSMVQSSSPSYPVMASLDLARRLLHVQGVDTFTAGLAAVNAFKRGLAELPRFQLLQPAQPLQPEPPAGTAKPAGMSVSAAQQTREGLPAAAMPSAAGYTAQDPFKAVIYDGAGVLSGYGLQQQLEACGCVPEMSDERYVVLLFSLGSTVQDAQHLLKALHHISSANGHEQVQSNAETSHQLAKDSAHYISTWNNLQENTCYSEPISFTLQPIVETDTINVPIEESAGCRSAEMVTPYPPGIPLVYPGERLSPTIVERIQLLRDEGAKFHGVSDASLQVLKVMKD; encoded by the coding sequence ATGGAACATAAAAATAAATCAAGTAGAGCCCCTTTATATGAAGCGTTGCTTGCGTATCGTGATTCGAAGCAGCGTTCTTTTCATGTGCCTGGGCATAAGAATGGACAAGCTTACCGACATTTGCTGAAACCAGCAGAAGAAGGACAATCCCCCGTTAAGGATATTGTTAATGAGGAACACCAGCACAACGGAGATATTCAGAGCGAAGCGGGAAGAAATGTAAATAGAAGGATAGAGCAACTTAGTTTAGTGGAGAACGATGGGGATACCATAGGGAATGGGGAACGACTCAGCGATGAAGCGACTCATTCGGAGACAGGATTAGGACCGGATCGTTCATTCCTGGAGATGATGGAGATGGATGTTACAGAGATTACGGGCACCGACGATTTGCATCATGCGGAAGGTGTGATCCAGGAAGCACAGGAGCTTGCGGCAGATTGTTTTGGTGCAGAGGAGAGTTTCTTCCTTGTGGGGGGAAGTACGGCTGGTAATCTGTCCTTACTTCTTACTGTGTGTGATGAGCCGAACAGTATTGTGCTGGTGCAGCGGAATGTACATAAATCCGTTATTCACGGGTTAATGCTAGCCGGCGCAAGAGCTGTATTTCTGGAGCCGTGGGTCGATCCAGCGTCTGGACTTGCGGTCATGCCGTCGGTTGAGACGGTTCAGGCTGCTGTCCAGTCCTATCCTGAGGCAAAGGGCGTACTTGTCACTTTGCCCAATTACTACGGCATGGGCGCTGATCTGACGCCCATTGCCGAGGTATGCCACGTTGCTGGCATGCCATTGCTCGTAGATGAAGCGCATGGCGCGCATTATGGGCAGCATCCGGAGCTGCCTGTTTCTGCACTGTCATGCGGAGCAGACGGTGTCGTGCAGTCGACGCATAAGATGCTGTCGGCCTTCACCATGGGTGCGATGCTGCACATCCAGGGACCACGATTAAACCGGTCCCTGTTAAGGCAGCGCCTGTCCATGGTGCAAAGCTCAAGCCCATCATACCCGGTGATGGCTTCGCTTGATCTGGCGCGCCGGCTCCTGCATGTGCAGGGCGTGGACACGTTCACGGCGGGGCTCGCCGCTGTGAACGCCTTTAAGCGCGGCCTCGCAGAGCTGCCGCGCTTTCAGTTGCTGCAGCCTGCACAGCCGCTGCAGCCAGAACCGCCAGCCGGAACAGCGAAGCCGGCTGGTATGTCCGTGTCCGCTGCGCAGCAGACACGGGAGGGCCTGCCCGCGGCGGCGATGCCATCTGCCGCGGGGTATACCGCTCAGGACCCATTCAAGGCCGTCATCTATGACGGCGCAGGGGTGCTGAGCGGTTATGGGCTACAGCAGCAGCTGGAAGCATGCGGCTGTGTGCCCGAGATGAGCGACGAACGGTACGTCGTCTTGCTCTTCAGCCTGGGCTCAACGGTGCAAGACGCTCAGCACCTGTTGAAGGCTTTACACCATATCAGCTCTGCCAATGGGCATGAGCAGGTCCAATCTAATGCAGAGACATCACATCAACTCGCTAAAGATTCTGCGCATTATATTTCCACGTGGAACAATTTACAAGAAAACACTTGCTACTCGGAACCGATCTCCTTCACACTGCAACCAATTGTGGAGACGGATACGATCAATGTTCCGATAGAAGAAAGTGCAGGCTGTCGATCAGCCGAGATGGTTACTCCATACCCTCCAGGGATTCCGCTTGTCTATCCGGGTGAACGCCTAAGTCCAACGATAGTGGAGCGTATACAACTCCTGCGTGATGAAGGAGCGAAGTTTCACGGGGTATCAGATGCATCACTACAGGTATTAAAGGTCATGAAGGATTGA
- a CDS encoding CidA/LrgA family protein, with translation MYGFYWIGNLIQTLLHLPLTGSIVGMLVLFIAIQLGWVKMSWGEEGSTWLQSHLQLLFIPPTVGIINHFDFFRANTLFLVLGLIVSTLITCLISAKLSEWLMTWRSSHSGKKEAITCQHSSSELE, from the coding sequence ATGTACGGTTTTTATTGGATTGGCAACCTCATTCAAACTCTATTACATCTGCCGTTAACAGGAAGTATTGTGGGTATGCTGGTTTTGTTCATTGCCATTCAACTGGGATGGGTCAAAATGAGCTGGGGAGAAGAAGGGTCAACGTGGCTTCAATCCCATTTGCAATTATTGTTCATTCCACCTACTGTTGGCATCATTAATCATTTTGATTTTTTTAGAGCTAACACATTATTTTTAGTCCTTGGTTTGATCGTCAGCACATTAATCACATGTCTGATATCTGCCAAATTAAGTGAGTGGCTCATGACATGGAGATCGTCTCATTCAGGTAAAAAGGAGGCGATCACTTGTCAGCATTCATCCTCGGAATTGGAATGA
- a CDS encoding LrgB family protein gives MSAFILGIGMIALTIAVYIPATRLYKRLKWPILMPVLTTTAILILILVISGIKLETYMLGGKWIQELLGPAVVSLAFPLSRHLHVLKQNIIPIVGGTIGGSITGVSTGALIAILLGYPQEMVIALLPKSVTTPVAIQLANQVGGNASFTSLFVMIAGFSGILLGPMLLKWAKVRSKHAYGIGLGSASHALGMARSFEYGENAVALSSVSMIVSAIAGSMMLPLWVWIIYG, from the coding sequence TTGTCAGCATTCATCCTCGGAATTGGAATGATCGCGCTAACTATCGCTGTATATATTCCAGCCACTCGTCTATATAAAAGGCTGAAATGGCCGATACTTATGCCTGTACTCACAACGACTGCCATCCTGATCCTGATCTTGGTGATTTCCGGTATAAAGCTGGAAACGTATATGCTAGGTGGCAAATGGATACAGGAACTCTTGGGCCCAGCAGTTGTATCTCTCGCATTTCCCTTGTCCAGACATCTGCATGTGCTGAAGCAAAATATCATTCCAATTGTGGGCGGAACGATCGGAGGCAGTATTACAGGGGTGTCCACAGGTGCTTTAATCGCCATTCTTCTGGGGTATCCTCAAGAGATGGTTATCGCTTTATTGCCAAAATCCGTGACCACTCCTGTTGCTATTCAACTTGCTAATCAGGTTGGAGGGAATGCCTCATTCACATCGCTGTTTGTCATGATTGCAGGATTCTCAGGGATATTACTGGGGCCGATGCTCTTGAAATGGGCCAAAGTCCGCAGTAAACATGCCTACGGAATTGGATTGGGTTCAGCATCTCATGCCCTCGGCATGGCAAGGTCATTTGAATATGGAGAGAATGCCGTAGCCCTCAGTTCAGTATCCATGATTGTAAGTGCCATTGCCGGATCAATGATGCTTCCATTATGGGTATGGATCATCTACGGTTGA